Proteins encoded in a region of the Nocardia asteroides genome:
- a CDS encoding WXG100 family type VII secretion target — protein sequence MAGQLEASEEAITKFVDNCRQRHQDLQTAITALNSKSDQTTATWSGAARQAFDTFMDSYFAQARKLNDQLDQTSDKLAHAGRKFADQDQQFAQQVAAQSSSLDLP from the coding sequence ATGGCAGGACAGCTCGAAGCGAGCGAAGAGGCGATCACGAAGTTTGTAGACAATTGCCGCCAGCGGCACCAGGATCTGCAGACCGCGATCACCGCACTGAACAGCAAGTCGGATCAGACCACCGCCACCTGGAGCGGCGCGGCCCGCCAGGCGTTCGACACCTTCATGGACAGCTACTTCGCCCAGGCGCGGAAGCTGAACGACCAGCTGGATCAGACTTCGGACAAGCTCGCTCACGCCGGACGGAAGTTCGCGGATCAGGATCAGCAGTTCGCCCAGCAGGTGGCGGCGCAGTCCTCCAGCCTGGACCTCCCCTGA
- a CDS encoding WXG100 family type VII secretion target, with protein sequence MVANDPGRIASNFGEVDAGAQAIVAEARSVMTMLEDFHKQVTDFVTNYWKGDANDAFASLQAQWNTQVTQLNTTLESAGKLVSSGNADLQGTDTALAGLF encoded by the coding sequence ATGGTAGCGAACGACCCCGGTCGGATTGCCTCCAACTTCGGCGAAGTCGATGCGGGCGCACAGGCCATCGTGGCCGAGGCGCGCAGCGTCATGACCATGCTCGAAGATTTCCACAAGCAGGTCACCGACTTCGTGACGAACTACTGGAAGGGTGACGCGAACGACGCGTTCGCCTCACTGCAGGCCCAGTGGAACACGCAGGTCACCCAGCTGAACACCACGCTGGAAAGCGCGGGCAAGCTGGTCAGCAGCGGCAACGCCGACCTGCAGGGCACCGACACCGCGCTGGCGGGCCTCTTCTGA
- a CDS encoding type VII secretion-associated protein yields MSEVELVVTEARIWARGADTHWDAPPSVVLGSNGFDLVVGQPLTPPTQVGSVVQFVPAAAMALPPRTPSVVDAMGAVFASVLENLRVAAPCARMTVICPTEWGAARRGVLEEAARRWTSEVVFEGIAVRSVASDEGTSHSRRTLVLEFGTLTTTASAVIRSHRGVHVESCEHDPALALAEITEESPAFDALRGLVTRLLEGGPIDLAQVVGIADPTKLGLLGAAIEQAAGAAVELRSVAGNDLLRGRRPGPSHRQEMPPATAPTEWMRPLRDRAAAEQPRYSTARFAVVAVAALVVVALVVIGAVIVSGRGDDAATAAPSTETASTSVAPSPAATSAESAPEAFGRIRFRVPPGWRVAPAPESARARVDLVPETGARQRITVMQTPLTAGSGYEQVAAKLEVQMAQRPPGVLTDLERDVVFGSRSSLAYSEHPEDGSTVRWHVLLESGIQVSVGCQYVGEGWSQLETLCTNFGDSVRVVP; encoded by the coding sequence ATGTCCGAGGTCGAGCTCGTCGTCACCGAAGCGCGCATCTGGGCGCGCGGCGCCGACACCCACTGGGACGCGCCGCCCTCGGTCGTTCTGGGCAGCAATGGCTTCGACCTCGTCGTGGGGCAGCCGCTGACCCCGCCTACCCAGGTGGGGTCGGTAGTCCAGTTCGTGCCCGCCGCCGCCATGGCCTTACCGCCTCGAACGCCCTCGGTGGTGGACGCGATGGGCGCCGTTTTCGCGAGTGTGCTCGAGAATCTTCGCGTTGCCGCACCGTGCGCCCGGATGACGGTGATCTGCCCTACCGAATGGGGCGCCGCCCGTCGCGGCGTACTCGAGGAGGCGGCGCGGCGCTGGACGTCGGAGGTCGTGTTCGAGGGGATCGCGGTGCGATCGGTGGCGTCGGACGAGGGCACCAGCCACAGTCGGCGAACGCTGGTGCTGGAATTCGGAACGTTGACCACCACGGCCTCCGCGGTCATCCGAAGCCATCGCGGCGTACATGTCGAATCCTGTGAACACGACCCTGCACTCGCGCTCGCTGAAATCACCGAGGAATCACCGGCTTTCGATGCTTTGCGCGGGCTCGTCACTCGGCTGCTCGAAGGCGGCCCGATCGACCTCGCCCAGGTGGTGGGTATCGCCGACCCCACGAAGCTCGGCCTGCTCGGTGCGGCGATCGAGCAGGCCGCGGGCGCCGCTGTCGAGCTGCGCTCGGTCGCCGGTAACGATCTCCTCCGGGGTCGCCGGCCGGGCCCGAGCCATCGACAGGAAATGCCGCCCGCGACCGCGCCCACCGAGTGGATGCGACCGCTGCGGGACCGCGCCGCAGCCGAGCAGCCCCGGTACAGCACAGCGCGGTTCGCGGTCGTTGCGGTTGCTGCTCTCGTAGTCGTCGCACTGGTAGTCATCGGCGCGGTAATCGTGTCCGGTCGCGGAGACGACGCGGCGACAGCAGCGCCGAGCACGGAGACGGCCTCGACCAGCGTGGCGCCGTCCCCGGCCGCCACATCGGCTGAGTCGGCACCGGAAGCATTCGGCCGCATACGGTTTCGAGTTCCGCCCGGCTGGCGTGTGGCTCCAGCGCCGGAGAGTGCACGCGCCCGTGTCGATCTGGTTCCCGAAACTGGTGCGCGGCAGCGCATTACGGTGATGCAGACGCCATTAACGGCGGGTTCCGGCTATGAACAGGTGGCCGCGAAGCTGGAGGTCCAGATGGCGCAGCGTCCGCCGGGAGTCCTGACCGATCTGGAACGCGACGTCGTATTCGGTAGCCGTTCCAGCCTCGCCTACTCGGAACACCCTGAGGACGGGTCAACCGTGCGCTGGCACGTCCTGCTGGAGTCGGGAATTCAGGTCAGCGTCGGTTGCCAGTACGTGGGGGAAGGGTGGAGTCAGTTGGAGACCTTGTGCACGAATTTCGGGGACTCGGTCCGCGTCGTCCCGTGA